TGGGACCAATCTAAATGGGCCACCACGCGTCATGGGATCATTGATGAAGTCGAGGGAACTGGAAGATGCATGGGGATACACCTAAAGCTCTGAGGAACTCATCGAAACGAAAGCATTTGCTGTTCTGCTGTCATCCattgatgacattgataAATTAAAAGTAGATCTATGCAGAAACTCAGAATGGATAGAGGACGCATTTCGTTTTTCATCATCCTTTCGAGGGCATCTCACATTCAACAAGACTGTACCATGTTGTACTAGCATGCTGTTAGCTGTACAGGACAAAACTGGAAAACGGAGAAGAAACGAGCGCCACGATGCCAAATCAACACTAATAcaaaaaaacccaaaaaaaaacatagaCGAATACCAACCATTCCCAAGTTGTGTGTTCATCTTGTAATTCACAAGATAACTTCCGCAATCACATTCCCCAGGGTACCCACACACCAAACAGCAACAAGACCCCACCCAATCCTGCGATCCATTCTCCAGTTGTTCATAGGAACAACAATCAAAAGCCCAACCAGGATTAGCAAAAGTGTCGCGCCGCTTATAACAAGCACCTTGGAGATGACTATGTCATACGGGACTTGCATAGGGCCGGCTCCCTGCAGCGCCTCATTGTGTCTCTGGTTCCCGCTGTTGAGGGTCATGTACAACCCACCAAGTCCGATGCCGAGGAGGATATTGAGCATAGGACCACCAAAGCAGGCGCTCAGAGCCATGACCGGATACCCGAGTCGGGCAACTGTAATATCAGCGACTAGATCGCCTAACGAGTTCCCGACGGCGAAGATCGTCAGTCCGAGTAGGGAATCAGAGATATTGAGGATGACGCCGATAGTCTTGAGGAGGGAGACAACTTCTGTAGCAATTGTGGCGATCCAGGATATGGCGACTAAGAAGCCAAGTAAGGAGAGGAAGGGCCGCCATTGCGGTGGGAGGGTGCTGATGTTGGGTCGGGATTCATGGGGGAGGAGAGGAATGGACAAATCTGCACTGGGACGTCGGTGATTTCGTTGACGACGGGTGCTTATCATGAGAGCTGCGAGACAGATGGATGAGAACAAGAGCGAGAAGAGGGAGGGAAGAACGAGGTTGCGCAGCTGACGGTCTTCGTCCACGGTGGTCCAGGCGATAAGAACCGCGAAGAAGGGACCTGTGAACAATTGAATGCAAACTAGCCAGCGATTCCAGTCCTTTGTTGGCACCGGATGCACAGGATGTGAAGCTGGCACCGGCACGGCTGGGAGTTCTGAGTCCCATCGCGGGCGACCAGTGTGTTCACATGAGGACTTTCGATGGGGATGCGTTGGCGGTACATTAGAAGGTGACTCGGCATAGTCATGTGTCTGAGCCACAATCACTGGACTATCGGCTGGAAGTCTAACCCTTGGGGAAGGATTATCTCCGTTGTCGACATCCTGAATGATGACCGAAGGAATGGGGTCCGGTTCCACAAAGTCCGGTGCCTCAGGCTCAACCACTGGGACTGTAATGGTGAGAAGCAGCACACTGGGAGCTGCTATAATACCAAGCAATTGTTCCCAGACATTCTTAGACGTCCAGCCCACCAAGGTCGGAAAGAGGGTGCAACCAATCTGCTGGGGATGGGGGATCGAGTCAGGCCACCAATTCCTCAAGGATTTGCTGAAAGGGAGGCCTACATGAGCGAATTCATCATACCCGTCGTGGATTTGTAGTTGTTCTAACTGGCTGGCTGAATTTGGAAGTCGAAGGCTTGGTGGTCGTGACAGTGCCATGGGGGGGAAATCAGTATACGATGGAAACGGCACTGATGGGCTTTCCAACCCGAAGCCCGATAGACGACGGGCTGGAGTACCCCTAGGAGATACCGACATTGGAGACCGGTCATGTATCGTCGCTCCGTTGCGGTAATTGGGGGAATTAAACGCGTCCAACGGAGCAAGCCGGTCGGGAGTTCGAGGACTTGTGGTGACTGGACTCAGGCTCGGCGACTGATTCGCGGAAGCCACGTCAAGCGCCATGCCAGTGTCAATTCGAGGGAGCCGGCGTGACTGCATGGCTTCTTGCCCCGAAGCATCCTCAAAAGAAGGTTTACTCACTGTAAGCAGTGGAGCTTGTGTTGGCCGGGGCTCCAAAATGCTGGAGTCGAATTTCAACCCCAAGGCATCGTTGGCCGACACTGCTCGAACTCGAGAGGAACCCGCTGCACTAGACGGCGACAAGCGGTCGGTACTGGCAGATGGTCGACTGGCGCGGGGATGCGATGCCACCGAGCGCGTATCGAAATCGGACTCACCGTCATTTGAATAGATGTTGAGGCTTATTGTCGGATTGTGACGAGTGTTTCTAGATTTCTGCAGCGAGTGAAGAACAGATTGAAACTCTAGTGCACCGACAAGACTCGGTCGAATGGGGTTCATCGTATTACGTCTCGAGTTCACCGGCCGATAGACGTGCATGTTATCACGAATCTCGGCTAAGTAACGGTTGCGTGTctcgtcgtcttcgtcatcCTCTTGTTTCCATAGAGGTACAGCGTCAGCGCGttccaaaagatcaaaatcTTCAGTCGAGGCTCCACGGAGAAGACTTCGTGATTCTGACGCTACACCGGGATCATCGTCCTCGGCGGTCTCTTCGATCTCCAGCTCTTGATTTTCCGGTATATGGAAATGAGCTCgtgctgcaatgtctcgttcaCTCTTTCGGCGCTGTCGTACCAGATACCAGTGCCAGGTCACCACCATCACGACATAGAAGGCGTACAAGCCTACCATTGCAGCTGACTCCCATACATGGAGTTTCCCATCAGCCAGCATGAACATGCTGAAAACGACGGCCACTACGAAATAGCCCACATCTCGGATAAAACTCCTTCGTGCGACCTTAAAGGGCCGAACTAATGCCATGGAGCCGGCGACAACGGAGGTTATGAAAGTTGCAGCGCCGATCAACTCTCCAATCGCCAAGCTCCCGCTATTCGACCGCATGGCTGCGAATGTTGAAAACACGTCAGGGCTTCCATTGCCAAATGCAAGAAATGTCACGCCTGTGAGACTCTCGCTCAATCCTAGAATGCTAGCCAATGTACTCAGATCAATACACAGGAAATCGCTTGCCGCGATACCGATAGTACTGAAGAGCAACGAGAGCCAGAGAATCAATATCGTGAATGCTACCGGTTTTGCATCGGCCAGCCCACAATAGTAAAATTGAAGGTAGGAGATTAGGCCATCCTCGTGATCGGGGCAGTTGGCGCGGACGTATGCACACTGATTTTTGACGTTACGGACCAAGCGGCACTATATTGTCGTGTGACAGAACATCTTTTAGCCTCCGGGACCATCTCACAGAGAGGGATAGGAGATGGTTAGATACCTCTAGTTCGCCCTCTCGTTCAAATAAGTCTGCACGTGGCCCTGTGATTGGTTGCGCAAACTGACCATTCAAAATTGTAGTACCAGTTAGAAACCAACTCGCTGTTGCAATAAGTATAAACACCAAAAAGGTGGTGTAAAATGGTCGGATTGAATATCGTGGCTTCTGTATGGCAGGCTGCAGGAAGGACGGCAGTTGATTCATTATGACGAGAAATATGGCGGCATCGTGGGCCGAAGACTTAAAATGCTGTTGACAAACTTATACCAGAATAATCAAATATGCATTCAAGACTCAATGCATAAACAATATATACCTCACGCGTCCAACGGATGTCGGTTTGTATATCCCAGCACGGTGAGTGCGGTGAGTAGTGTGGTGATGTCAACTTGGAGGAGCTGTGGCGGGCCTCGGGAGTGGGCCAATGCGCTTAGTCCGCCGATCGCTGTTGCACTGAGTAGACAGGTTAGCGGAGTTGATCGCAGATAAGATAAGTGTAACTAGAACAACAAAGCATAGCCAAGAAGGAGGGGATGGAAATAAGAATGGGAGAATTGGATGTTGAAGGTTCAAAAGGACTAGGGTACGATCTAAACACCTGATATTCTAGGCATCCAAGCTGATTGATTACGTACAGATTGTGCATCACTGGTGCGCTTGAACCGCCGTATGTTTGTTGACTTCCCCATTTGTTTTGCTTCGACATCAAcccctctctctccctcgAACTTTCCATCTCAACGCCGTTATCGCCATCCCCTATCGGGGGCAACCGCAACCATGCCGCGTGTCGCAAACAAGGTACATCGCCGTTCTAATGGCACCTCGACCCCGCACAAGAACTCTCCGGTTAAGTACGTATCTGGCTTTCTGAGTTGTGATTTGCAACTAATTGAATTAGGATTCCCCTCAACGATGATGAGGGCGAAAAGGCAGCGCGCATGGAGGCTCGTCAAGCGCTTTACGATCGCCAAATGAGTCAGATTAAAGCCGCAGTCAAGACGCCCATGCCACCTCGTCGATACACCCACGATCACGAAGGGAGCGACAGTCCCGCAACACCTCGACCTTCCGGTCATCGCAATCGCACTAGCGATGTCAATGGCCGCGCAGTGACACCAATGAAGCGCGTACCTATTCTGGCCAATTTTGAAGAGTGGATGAAGATGGCGACCGATAATAAAATTAATGCGAACAACTCCTGGAACTTTGCGCTGATTGACTACTTTCACGACATGTCATTGCTGAAGGAGGGAGATGGTGTAAATTTTCAAAAGGCCAGCTGCACCCTTGACGGTTGTGTTAAGATCTACACCAGCCGAGTAGACAGTGTCGCAACGGAGACAGGGAAACTTCTCAGTGGACTGGCTGATAGCCGCGACAAAAGAGGGCGcggagaggaggaggatgcaGAAAATggcgatgaggatgaggaagacgaggatgggCAGCCTCGCAAATCACGGAAAAAGGTATGGTCTGTACGGTGTCATAGATCTGGCAGTTGACTAACTGGATATTATCTAGACACGTTCCCATGAGGCTACCCTCGCGCCGTCATTCTCTTCGTTGCAACTGAAGAAGTTCGAGCTAGAGTTCGCCGTGGACCCGCTATTCAAGAAAGCATCAGCAGACTTTGATGAAGGAGGCGCCAAGGGCCTGCTTCTGAATCACCTTGCCATTGATAGCCATGGAAGAATTGTGTTCGATAGCAGCGACGACGCTGTGGATGATAGTGCCAAAATTCCCGAAGAAGACCACCGCGAGTCTACGGATCCCGACCAGCAGACTGAGAACCAAAGAAAACCAACCCACAATCCCGTAAGCGACACATTTGAAGATAACAAAGAAATCGACCTTGCCGCGTTAGCGAGCCAATTTTTTCCAGATTTGGATGGTCTCGAAGAACAAGACATTTGCCCATCGCTCAAAAACGTCGACTTGGGTGATCCCAGCGGTTCGCTGGATCTCCCCCTACTCAAAGTGCCAGAGGAATGGCGACAAGATAAGATGGACGGAGATGGACGAGCACCTGACGACCCATCTGGCATCATGCTCGACGACGATAATGCTGTCGGAtttgatgacgatgatgctACCCTAGCTGGATTTGATCTCAGCGACGATGCTGGGTTTGGTGAAGGAGGAGAGGTATGGGCTCGGGAAGCCGCCCTGGAACCAATGTTGAATGTTCACCGGGTTGCCCACGATGGAGATAATGATGGTGAGGTCGaggatggcgatgaagacGCGTATGCCATCTCAATGTCTCATCAAACCAATAGTCACGACCACGAAAACATTCTGAGCTACTTCGACAACGCGCTACAGAAGAATTGGGCTGGCCCAGAACACTGGAAGATTCGAAGAATCAAAGAGCATGCAACACCTGCTACGTCGGCACCCAAGCAGCGCAAAGAGAAAGAGCCCTTCGAGATTGATTTTACTGCCCCTCTGGATTCTGCTGTCGCAGAATTGATCTACACTCCGGCCAGCTCCAACTCCGCTGTCTCATTACCCAAGACGCAGTGGAAGACAAAGGGTCGCAACCTCCTTCCTGACGACAAGCATTTCAACTCGCGCAACCTACTCACATTGTTCATTAAGCCGAAGGCAAAGATGGGATCAAAGAAGATTTTGGGCAAACGCCGTCGGCAAGATTTGACGTCTGGTAATGGAGACATGGACGAGGCGTTCTGGGCAAATCGCAAGCCGGAAGAAAACGCCGGCGAGGAAGGTGCTGCGGGTGCCTACGATGCCAACTTCTTTGCTGATGACGACGGTCTTGCATTCCCGAACGGCATGGATCTCGACGATGACGACAATCTGCCATTCACAGATGCCCGTGAGATGCTTTCTCCGCCAGCAGACGGGCGTCAAGGCACATCAGCCGGGGAAGCAGCTGGAGCAACTGGACTCAGCGCGCTCTTGAACATGGTTGGCGCCACCCCTGGCCGACCGGGGGCTGGCGGCTACGGATCACAATTAGTGACCCAAGGTGGTCGCCGCGCACGACCAGACTACGTGGCATATGCACGTGTGGCAAAGAAGGTAGACGTTCGACGCCTCAAAACAGAGATGTGGAAGGGCATGGGCGACCGCTTAGTTGATGCTGTAGACTTCGCCTCGGTCTCGCCGCCTGGGGCCGTCTCCATAGAGGCTCCGACGGAACCCGAGAGTGAATCCGATGCCCCTGTCCCCCCCACACCCAAGGCCGAGAGCCCACAGCAGCCTGTCGGTGACAAACATACTGGCCGGCTACGGTTCACGCAAATCATGAACTCCCTGAAGGCAGTCTACCCAGCTGAAACTCTACGCGATATCAGCACTTCATTCGGGTTTATTTGTCTTCTCCATCTTGCCAACGAACAAGGCCTCGTACTGGAGAGCGACCTTAGCAAGGTGGGCGCTGATGCGGCTACCCTGGAAGAGATCTTCGTCAGTAGGGATGCGCGCGCTATCATTGAAGAGGGTGGAATGTGATAGCTTCGCTTTTGTTCTTAGTTACATGTACAGTTGATACGGGTAGAAGCACTACGATATGCACGTTGGTCATGAGTGATGGACAGGACGGTGTGACTTGGTAGATCCTTGTGGCGTTACGGTTTTACTTTTTCCTGTTCGCAGTGAATGGCGCTctaggggggggggtttgcCTCTTCGAATTACGTTTTTTACTTGGACAAATTCAAGCGATTTCACATACATATATGTTCTTGTCCAACATCCAAGTAGTCCTAGGTTATGGTATCAGTCTGTCACCTTGGTAGATATCGAAGGCCGGCACAAACGCATGCTAAAAATTCCATCTAGGGTGCAGGGATGAAATTCAGTTCAATCGTTCAATTGTAACATCTAATTGTTACGAATTCATCGATTAAACATATCAAACTGTCAAGAAGGTAAATACACCAACAATGTACCAAAGGCCAAATACAGTGATACAGCCAAAGTGCGGGTTCCAGTTGACGAAAGTACGCAGATGTATCGCGCTCAGGGTTCAAAATCCCGTTTAGGTACTGCTCCCGGGCGCTTATGCTTGTGATCAGTCTCCACTATAGAGATCGGAGGGAGCAGATGCCTAGGCCAATGTTCTTACTGTCATGtgtccctgctgctcccCAATATCTGTAGTTTCGCCGGGCATGGTCCCTGTCCCTAGGGTTAGAAGTCTCTCTAAGACAGCACTTGCTCTTTGTGCTTCAGTTGGCGTCAGTTGGCGTCAGTTCTCAGCTTCACATACGCAATGGTCAGTTTCAGTGATAGCGTGACTTGGTTTCACTAAATAAGGACTAATAGCCAAAGAGAACCGAGAACCGTGCACTAACGGAATAATTCAAGTCGGCAAAATCTTCCATCTTTCCCCGTTGACAAAAGTGTTGTAAGATATCTAGCTGTCCCAAAATTCCAAGATACAGATATGTCGGCATCATTAGGATGGACTGTCGCATGATGGCGTTGAAACTATTGTCTGAGGGAAACGACCCTACAGCTCAAATATGAGGCGTTAGGTGACCCGGCAGTGTATACAATACCAAGTTCTTTCATAAATATTCTGGATACATAGTCAATGTTGCATTACCCTTCCTCCTTCCTCTTTGCAGCCAGGGCGGACCCAACACAATCTGGAGACTTCAGTCTTGAACTAACATTTGGATGTTTGAAATTATGCAGTAAGACGTTTTTTTCTAGAGATCGAGACTTCACTGTGATGGGCGCCGGGTAGTATCATATCTATATCTGTACTCATCATTAGCAAATAGAGCTAGCATAACATAAAGTAGACGCACCATTTGGGAAGGTGATAGTAGCCACCGAGCCATTATATCGCTGTAACACAAGCAGATTATCGCAGTGGCGTGAATTTGCGATGTTAGGAATTCCACTGGGTGTAGTAATTATGATCCTTCTGGAATGAGTCCTTGCGTCTTCTGTATGTTTGCCATGGGCTCTACAGCACCGTGTGTTGTGATGTACAGATTCGCGAAGTATCGGATTGTTGAAAGTGAAGAACGAAGGCTCGAGGAATTGAACAATCAATTTTTCTGCTCAAATTAAAGATGTGATGTAGAATTGCGATGATTTTGCACGGCTTGTGTTTCAACCGATTCCCTCTGCTTTCCCACATTTTGCCAGTGCATAGTAGTTGGGGAGGAGGGTCAGCCGGAAAAAGATACATTTAAATGCTCTCCGCGGGGAAGAATTTGACATCAAACCCCTCCGTTATATATGAACAAGAGGACTGGAACGCTGTGAAGCTATGCTGGAAATTTGATCCACGTCGCAGGATCGTAATACCAGCAGATCTACCTCGATTTGACAAATCGTTATACCACCAGCCCTGCGAAATCCAAGAACCGAGAACAGTGTTTTAAATCGTTATGTGCATCTAACACCAAAACTCCACCTAGGGTGTACATTGAACTCCACAACAAGGTGATGATAAATACAAGAAGGGCGAACAGGTGTCCGATTTGGAAATAGATCGATCGAAATTGACGGCCTGAAAAGTCGGGTTCGGAATTTTCACGTTTGTTTAAATGTCATTTCACTGTAATCAAGCACATTCATTTCCCgtaaaggaaaaaaaaaatggattGAACCTAAACACCCCAAGTTAAAAGGAAGAAAACAGGGAACCTTGCAGTCATTCATCGTTCTAATTTACTTGCAAACAGGGGCCGGGCACGCCGGCACCATGGCACTCTGATAAGCCCCAGGAATCGACACAGAATCGTAGGTGCGCTCGCCGGGAGCACCACCCCTGTTCACAGGCGGACTCTGGTGTTGGCTATGAGAGGGTGGTGACAGCGATAAATTAAAAGGAAGAGCAAACTCTTGCTGGGCAGGGTGTGGCGTTGGCTGTTGAACCTTGATAGGAGGCGGCTGAAGCTGAAACGATGGGGTCGGCCGAGTAGGCGAACGCGGTGAGGCATACTGAGTAGTTTGGGGTTGAGCCATGCCTTTTTCGGCGGCTGAGTAGGAGTCCACGGGGCCAGCGGCGTTAAAGGGGGTCttgggagggtaggaagCGAAGCCTGCAAAGCCGGGGGTGTTTGGAGCGGATTGCAGGCGCAGCTGGGCGAGATATAGATTTGAACGGGCGTTGTCGCGGGTGTCcatggacttcatcagcTTGCGCTTGCTCCAGACGCGGTAGAAGACTACCGCATATATTAGGATCACTAGGACCTCGATGACGACCTCGATGATGGCGCAGACAAGGCCCCAGTCTTGTAGACGACAAAGAAGAGCATAGTCAACGCTGTTGTGGTAGAGCTGCTCGCGGGTATTCTGCGCGCAGGACCATCCCCACATGTCCTTTTTATTTCCCGTGGCTCTGGAGTGCTGGTACACCGCTGCGCCGACTATCCACATAATGAGGTTCACGGCGAAGAAGGCGATCGAGAAGCCGGTATAGTAGACAGCGACCTTCTCGGCGCGTCCGTGGCCACCCTTTCGGTAGGCCCAGAGCACGATTAGACAGGCGATCAAGGAAACGCAAGCCATACCTAGAAGAAGGTATTGGGCCCATGGGTTGGTGCCCTCTGCCCAGGCAGGAAGGCTATTGCGAGCGGGCAGGTGCTTCGTTGCGTTAAAGACGGACAATGTCACGGCTAGCAGAGATAACACAATCAAACTGCAGCTGAAGTTGATGAAACGCAGGAAGAGCTTAGCGATCCGGACACGGAGTTTGATCCTCTGGTGTGAATTAGCAAATTGCATTTACTGGCATCGTGGCGCGACTTTTCGTACCAGGTCTCGGGCATTCTCGACTTcggctttcttttcttgctTCTCAAGCAGGTACTCCTCGCGGAAAGTTGGGCTGAGCGGGTTCAAGGACTTGGCTGTCTGGGGAACCTTCAGGTCAGGTCGGAAAGGCGACATTGGCACCTGGTCATCCGCATGCTCATTGTTCGCTCCCACGTAACCGAATCCCACATCTCCCACATCTCCCTTCACTTGAGTCATGGGAGGGTCGGCGAAAGGTGATCGTCCGGTTTCTGTATGACCGATGGGAGAGT
The nucleotide sequence above comes from Penicillium digitatum chromosome 1, complete sequence. Encoded proteins:
- a CDS encoding DNA-directed RNA polymerase II subunit RPB1 codes for the protein MAVSDDSQDNSPVTYEPVVPADLTRASYHSAMSPPPQHTVRETGSDSDTSNASLKTPRTARFAEATSIHSPIGHTETGRSPFADPPMTQVKGDVGDVGFGYVGANNEHADDQVPMSPFRPDLKVPQTAKSLNPLSPTFREEYLLEKQEKKAEVENARDLRIKLRVRIAKLFLRFINFSCSLIVLSLLAVTLSVFNATKHLPARNSLPAWAEGTNPWAQYLLLGMACVSLIACLIVLWAYRKGGHGRAEKVAVYYTGFSIAFFAVNLIMWIVGAAVYQHSRATGNKKDMWGWSCAQNTREQLYHNSVDYALLCRLQDWGLVCAIIEVVIEVLVILIYAVVFYRVWSKRKLMKSMDTRDNARSNLYLAQLRLQSAPNTPGFAGFASYPPKTPFNAAGPVDSYSAAEKGMAQPQTTQYASPRSPTRPTPSFQLQPPPIKVQQPTPHPAQQEFALPFNLSLSPPSHSQHQSPPVNRGGAPGERTYDSVSIPGAYQSAMVPACPAPVCK
- a CDS encoding Condensin complex subunit 2, yielding MPRVANKVHRRSNGTSTPHKNSPVKIPLNDDEGEKAARMEARQALYDRQMSQIKAAVKTPMPPRRYTHDHEGSDSPATPRPSGHRNRTSDVNGRAVTPMKRVPILANFEEWMKMATDNKINANNSWNFALIDYFHDMSLLKEGDGVNFQKASCTLDGCVKIYTSRVDSVATETGKLLSGLADSRDKRGRGEEEDAENGDEDEEDEDGQPRKSRKKTRSHEATLAPSFSSLQLKKFELEFAVDPLFKKASADFDEGGAKGLLLNHLAIDSHGRIVFDSSDDAVDDSAKIPEEDHRESTDPDQQTENQRKPTHNPVSDTFEDNKEIDLAALASQFFPDLDGLEEQDICPSLKNVDLGDPSGSLDLPLLKVPEEWRQDKMDGDGRAPDDPSGIMLDDDNAVGFDDDDATLAGFDLSDDAGFGEGGEVWAREAALEPMLNVHRVAHDGDNDGEVEDGDEDAYAISMSHQTNSHDHENILSYFDNALQKNWAGPEHWKIRRIKEHATPATSAPKQRKEKEPFEIDFTAPLDSAVAELIYTPASSNSAVSLPKTQWKTKGRNLLPDDKHFNSRNLLTLFIKPKAKMGSKKILGKRRRQDLTSGNGDMDEAFWANRKPEENAGEEGAAGAYDANFFADDDGLAFPNGMDLDDDDNLPFTDAREMLSPPADGRQGTSAGEAAGATGLSALLNMVGATPGRPGAGGYGSQLVTQGGRRARPDYVAYARVAKKVDVRRLKTEMWKGMGDRLVDAVDFASVSPPGAVSIEAPTEPESESDAPVPPTPKAESPQQPVGDKHTGRLRFTQIMNSLKAVYPAETLRDISTSFGFICLLHLANEQGLVLESDLSKVGADAATLEEIFVSRDARAIIEEGGM
- a CDS encoding Sodium/calcium exchanger membrane region yields the protein MNQLPSFLQPAIQKPRYSIRPFYTTFLVFILIATASWFLTGTTILNGQFAQPITGPRADLFEREGELECRLVRNVKNQCAYVRANCPDHEDGLISYLQFYYCGLADAKPVAFTILILWLSLLFSTIGIAASDFLCIDLSTLASILGLSESLTGVTFLAFGNGSPDVFSTFAAMRSNSGSLAIGELIGAATFITSVVAGSMALVRPFKVARRSFIRDVGYFVVAVVFSMFMLADGKLHVWESAAMVGLYAFYVVMVVTWHWYLVRQRRKSERDIAARAHFHIPENQELEIEETAEDDDPGVASESRSLLRGASTEDFDLLERADAVPLWKQEDDEDDETRNRYLAEIRDNMHVYRPVNSRRNTMNPIRPSLVGALEFQSVLHSLQKSRNTRHNPTISLNIYSNDGESDFDTRSVASHPRASRPSASTDRLSPSSAAGSSRVRAVSANDALGLKFDSSILEPRPTQAPLLTVSKPSFEDASGQEAMQSRRLPRIDTGMALDVASANQSPSLSPVTTSPRTPDRLAPLDAFNSPNYRNGATIHDRSPMSVSPRGTPARRLSGFGLESPSVPFPSYTDFPPMALSRPPSLRLPNSASQLEQLQIHDGYDEFAHQIGCTLFPTLVGWTSKNVWEQLLGIIAAPSVLLLTITVPVVEPEAPDFVEPDPIPSVIIQDVDNGDNPSPRVRLPADSPVIVAQTHDYAESPSNVPPTHPHRKSSCEHTGRPRWDSELPAVPVPASHPVHPVPTKDWNRWLVCIQLFTGPFFAVLIAWTTVDEDRQLRNLVLPSLFSLLFSSICLAALMISTRRQRNHRRPSADLSIPLLPHESRPNISTLPPQWRPFLSLLGFLVAISWIATIATEVVSLLKTIGVILNISDSLLGLTIFAVGNSLGDLVADITVARLGYPVMALSACFGGPMLNILLGIGLGGLYMTLNSGNQRHNEALQGAGPMQVPYDIVISKVLVISGATLLLILVGLLIVVPMNNWRMDRRIGWGLVAVWCVGTLGNVIAEVIL